The DNA segment GTTCCCAATAAAGGTCCCTTGGCAGAGCGGCGGCAGAAGGGCGTGTCCCTGGAGGATAATCAAAGCGGTGGGCGGTACGTAAGGCCGAACGCGGGTGCCAAGCGAGGCCGCAGGGAGAGAGCGCGAATCCCTTCAACTTACACGGGGGATTAATACGCTCAATTTGTCTTAGTGTTCCGTTGGTTTCCTTTTaggcttcttttattttctcgttttggaggtggaagaaggggaggctgagagaggaatggaagggaggagggagatagcagGGTGAAGGGAAGGCGATATGGGACTCTGCCAAGCAATATTCATGAGATTAAGGTGATATGCTTGAATATTAATGATGTTTGCGTTCTCTGTGCATGAAGGATTAGGTACGTGCGCTCATGTTAGCTGTATCATACACACGTAAACTCAcagatgaacacaaacacacacacacacacacacacacacacacacacacacacacacacacacacacacacacacacacacacacacacacacacacacatacacatacacatgcgcgcgcacaaactagtgcacacacacatagtttatatgtatatatgtatatatatatgtatgcatgtatattgtgCCAGAATaagcatatttatgtttatatatggttcgagtaagttatatatataaatatatatatatatatatatatatatatatgtgtgtgtgtgtgtgtgtgtgtgtgtgtgtgtgtgtgtatatatgatatatatacatatatgtataatacatatatatgtaaatattataagtatatatatatgtatgtatatataaaatacatatatatgtgtatatatatgtatatatgtatatatataatatatgtacacacacacacacacacacacacacacacacacacacacacacacacacacacacacacacacacacacacacacacacacacacacatacacacacatatatatatttatatatatatatatatatatatatatatagagagagagagagagagagagagagagagagagagagagagagagagagagagagagagagatactaatcAATAGACATAAGATCAaaaacattgacatatatattaataaagagagagatgtaaggtTAATGAATTAGCAGctaagcaaatagacagacaggtggcaaaagagaaacaagaaagagataaaatgtctaggatgtgtttatacatatatatgatctgtgtgtgtgtgtgtgtgtgtgtgtgtgtgtgtgtgtgtgtgtgtgtgtgtgtgtgtgtgtgtgtgtgtgtgtgtgtgtgtgtgtcttctgttactatcattaccgctgtcataatatcatcattgctgttatgattataatcagtGCCATGATTGTCAGCATTATTTTTACGATTTTCATCATCAAGGGAATGACATGCTGTAGATTTACAAATGCCGTTTCATATTACCACCATCATGTTAACAAAtcgtcaccatcgttatcatgattagcaTCAATATCCTTATGTAACATTTGTTAATAGTTCTCACAAGTTTTAGTATAGCATGCACTGTATGCACGtttcatctgtgtgtatgtacgtgtgtttaagTTCACATTATAAACATTCATTCGCAAGTATACATCCAGACCCATTGTCTAAAGGTGGCCATTGTCAGATGTTTAATTAAATATCGATCCCGAGATATGCAATAGAGTTGGATTAGAGAGTTTTGCCTGCAGTCACTCGCAAGCCGCCCGTCTCGAAAAAGGCATTTCGGGCTGACGGCATCACAGACCATAAATAAtccttatatgtatgttttcatggtTTCTGACAGctttaatatgtgtatgtgtatgaatatatatacacatacacagacacataggggtgtgtgtgtgtgtgtgtgtgtgtgtgtgtgtgtgtgtgtgtgtgtgtgtgtgtgtgtacatatacagacagatagatacataagtgtgtgtgtgtaggagagatagagaaagagagacagacagacgggcatacagacagatagacagacagagagagtaataTGCACCAGTTAATATGCACTTCCTGGATATGCCTATTGTAAATGACTTGAACAAGTATCAAAATCCATCATATACATTTCCAAACATTCATATCACACGTAGTTTTCAAACCAACAAAGTTCAATTTCAAGATACTGTTCTGGTAATGAAGTTGATCTATCAGCTACATGAAATGCAATCTCAAGAACTGTACAAGGAAATTTTGAACCGGAAAGCACTGTACAAAAATAAGCTAAGCTTTAAAACCACTAACAATCTACATAGACTGTTTACAATATCTATTGTATGGATGTGACACTTATGTAGGTACTCAGCGCACTTACCAGTTAAAAGACAATACAGTTAAAAACAGTCAAACAACCGAATGAGAAACTATTCCTGTTGATGAGCCGAGAtaaaccttttttattttcctttttaaatctttatttatttatttatttattttttcttgtccttgcggcggaggaaaaaaaaaattctttaggTAACTCAGTCATCTTTCTTGATTCAAtttcctgtcttccttctcttaaACTTGTTTGTGTTTCGACGTTCTGTAAATGCCACGAAATGCTGATGAACACTGACTGACAGAATCTTCGTAGATAAGTACAATATGTTCTTATTTAAAATTGCATTGATCTAATTTTCCTCACGGTTTCTAAATTCCAATTGGATTATTCAAAATATAGTTTCAACGAATTTTTGATAaacgaatttttttttcattttttattttttttattttttttttactgattctaAATTCTGATTGGGTGCTTCAGGAGATAGCTTCCTTCTCGGCTGTTTGCTGCATAGTTTATAAAGTATCCTTATGAATTAATGGCGATTAGTTTACATGGGAAAGGGGTTCTGAGGTCTCCATTTCTTGCAGtgtttgattatcataatttcaagGAAAATCAACAAATCATAAGACATTTTTCAAAACCTATCAATCTTTCCAATACCTTTTCTAATCAAATATTAGTTTAAAGTATACTATACaagcttcttttttctctctcccttttatacaattgttattatcatcgttttcttttTACCGGAAGGAATGTGAAACTCTTTTATTCCTTTAAACAGTGAATAGAGAGATTAATGGTGCTCTTTCACCACACTGGAGAGTTTTGTCTCCCTCTACGAAACCTTGGATGCTTTGGGTGAAATGCGAACTCAGAATCTTTTCtagatgtgtggatatatgtgtaccgtgggtgtgtgcgtgcgggtgtgcgtgtatgtgagttatatacctatacacacaaacacacacatactcatatatatatatatatatatatatatatatatatatatatatatgcatatatatatatatatatatatatatatatatatatatgtatgtatgtatatatatatatacacatatatatgtaatatatatatatatatatatatatatatatatatatatatatatatatatatatatctatatatccatacatatatatacatatatacatgtatatatgtatgtatatgtgtgtatatacatatatatataaatatatatacatatatatatatatatatatatatatatatatatatatatatatatatatactgtgcatgtatatatatacatatatatgtaatatatatgcatacacacacacacacacacacacacacacacacacacacacacacacacatatatatatatatatatatatatatatatacatatgtacatatgtgtgtgtatatatgtacatatgtatgtacatatatatatatttttttttttttttcacacatgtgtgtgtatatatgcatgtatgtgtgtatatgtgtgtgtatatatatacatatatatgtgtatatatatgatatacatatatatatatatattatatatacatatatatattatacatacatatatatacatatttatatacatatatatatgaatgtatgtatgcacgtatatatatgtgtgtgtgtgtgtatgtatatacacacacacactatatatatatatacatatatatatatatatatcatatacatatatatatgtatatatatatatatatatatatatatatatacacgcatatttatgtatatacgtatttttatagacatgagtatatatatgtatatgtatatatagatatatatatatatatatatatatatatatatatgtatatatatgtatatatatatgcatgtatatatgaatatatgtacattacatacatgtatgtgtgtatatatgtgtgtatatatatacatatatatatatatttatatatatacatatatatatatatatgtatatatgtgtaaatatacacacatgtgtgcgtgttctttgtgtgtgtaagcatatgctGTTCATAAAAGGATTTCCTGCACAATACAAAACACACGAAACACCTAACGAAGCAAAACCACAGCTGATGATAGTGAAGCTCCTACGCAAGAGGCCTGGCTATGGTGCAGCCGCCACCGTCGATGGCAGCTAAACCATCGCCGAGTGTAAACATTGATCTTGCTCATGCAATATTGTTTGAGTATTTGTGCAAGTACTGGTACGTCTCTGCTACCGATCTTATAAAAATAAAGTTGTGAACAGTTGTGTGAAGCTGAATTTGGTAATGTTTAAGCTTAATGGAATTATGTTTCGATCGAATGATAATTACTTGGGCACGATCCGTTTCAAGCTAAAATTTTAGCcttgtagaaaaatatatatgtttattcaattGAATTGTTACAGATGAAATATGCATTCACGCCTTTGTATGTTTTCATCAAAATTTCATGTTTTATCCTTGACCAAAAAGTACTCTACATAATCTAATACCAAAGCAGTACGAAAATGGaatatttacaatacatatatctgtgtgtgtgtgtgtgtgtgcacagaaacacacacatacacacacacacacacacacacacacatatatgtatatatacatatacatatacacatatgtgtgtgcgtatgcgtgcgtgcgtgcgtgcgtgtgtgtgtgtgtgtgtgtgtgtgtgtgtgtgtgtgtgtgtgtgtgtgtgtgtgtgtgtgtgtgcgtgcgtgcgtgcgtgcgtgcgtgcgtgcgtgcgtgtgtgtgtgtgtttgtgtgtgcgtgtgtgtgtgtgtgtgtgcgtgtgtgtatgtgtgtgtgtgtgtgtgtgtgtgtgtgtgtgtgtgtgtgtgtgtgtgtgtgtgtgtgtgtgtgtgtgtgtgtgcatacacaattCGCAATATGAATTTTAACATCAACATCCCAGTACTGTGGTAAGCGACTGTGCGGAGAGTCTGTTATTCACCTTTATGCTTACATTAAACTACAATATCTAATCACTTTTAATCTACCTTCACTATGTTTATTTTGCATTTAACACATACTTTCCAAAAGCGACTGACCCTATCACACTGAAAAGGCCAGGAAACaagcaaaataacaagaaattagAAGTCACGCATGGGCCTAAGCATTTTCCTTTATATCGTAATGATCTCAAAATATCTGTGGTAATCATTACATTGCAATCTGGAATGATAAGCAAATCTCATTCCTTGTTTggttttgaatatcattatcagcacgTAGTACACCCTGCACCATCTCTTaattctatacacatatacatacatgatatatatatatatatatcaaatagcaAATACTTTTAATCAAACACTTTCACTACACTGTAGATTAAGTATCAAAATATAAGTAATACAAGAGTGACCTCAGTTTCTACTTGCTCCCTTATGTAAGTCAGTGATAAGGCTTTGTTATAAGTCGTCCCCATCGGTGAGTTGTGGCGCCAAAAGCTATTCGAACCTCTTATGAATCGGTTTCGGATAGGATTCAGTACCCTAATAATTCCTACATTTTTTGTTAGCCCTGTTTAATTTTTCTCATTAGCTGGAGTTTTGGATATTGTTTGCGGCTGTAATTCACGAAGGAAAggcagtggggaggggaagaggtcgtGCGAATTTCCATAACTGATGGCGTCACAAGGTCAAAACGTGATTCGTAGCGAGTTCATAGATCTGCAGGAAGTGGaccgcgaggggagaggggatccaACTCTCTTGCCTTTGGTATCCGGTTCCCCTTTGATTTACGCCttttgagaaaaaataattggTAATGTTCAGTTCGATTTTTAGAAATCATTGATTTTAGATTTTTTCCAAAAAATAAGATATGACTTTGTGCATACCGCGGATAATAATATATTCGGAtgatggatatccatatatagatatacatacatatatacatatatacatatattatatatatttatagatatatatacataaatgcatacatctcTCTTATCGTTCACTGTTCATTAATCCTTACTGCTGATTtacttgtctctctccccccacggtctctccctccctccgagcAGAAGGCTACATTCTACTGTGCTCTACCTGTCATTGGCTAAATAAACCTGCCGACCTAATATGGACATATACGTCGATAGCTGCACGCATCTTCCGATCGCTCAGTGTTGACCTGTTGTGTATTTCCGTCCACTCGAAACCCGTTGTGAAAGAATTGCCAAAGCACGAGCAGATAGCATGTGAGCGGAAGATGCGCGCGGTCGTCAGATACCTGTCGTTAACTACTTCACCCACCTTTCGAACAGCACAGTTGCCATGGACACCTGTTTGCGTGGTAGCTAACTAATCTCTTTACTCTCAAGCAGGGAAGGTGGGACGCAGAAGACAGTGTGGAAGTGGGAATGGGGCATTGGCGTTCgcggtttgtcctttttattcctttatttattctattttattattttcctttttttctttctttcttttaacgttTAATCGACCTTGTTAACGCAATGACAGGTAATTTGGAATGtcaaagacggagaaaaaaatgCTTCTGATCATGACATAAATTCTGGCTTTGTTCATCAATCATTCCCCCgaaatacttaatatatatatgtgtgtgtgtgtgtgtgtgtgcgcgtgtgtgtgtgtgtgtgtgtgtgtgtgtgtgtgtgtgtgtaaatgtgtgtgtgtgtgtgtatatatgtgtgtatatatatatatatatatatatatatatatatgtgtgtgtgtgtgtgtgtgtgtgtatgtgtgtttatacatatatatacacacacatatatatacatatatttttacttatctacacatatacatacatacatacatacatacatatatatatatatatatatatatatgtatatatatatatgtatattgtatatacatataagtgtgtgtgtatagaaatatatatatatatatatatatatatatatgtatatatatatatgtacgtgtgtgtgtgtgtatatacacatatatgtacacatatataaacacatccctgtctctctctctctctctctctctctctttctctctctcatatatatatatatatatatatatatatatatatatatttaatatatatatatgtgtatatatgtatatatgtatatatattcaattacacAGATCTATATGACACTGTtatgttttataattattctatatTGACTATTACCGTCTATGTCTAATATCtaactcttctttccttttcctttttccttccataGGCCTCCCATTCCCACATCCAGTCGCTGTCAACCGTTCTACAGCCACTAAGAATTATTAGAAAAATAATTTTGTACTTGAAAATGCAGTAAAACTCATCTACAGTTTCGGTGAAGAGTCCACACAAATAACcacaagataatgataagaaaagcttTACACACTTCACGTCATCGCAGTCACTTCTCAAAGCACTTCTAAAGGTGAGGCTAACATATCCTGACTTACAATAGATAGTTTCATTTACGTGGAATTCCGAACCCTTATGTTAGTACTGACTATGACTCCTTTATCTAATCTGCCCATTATGTAGTATCCATTTATTGTATCATTGTGTTTTTTCACTCTCAGATGATAAAAAATTCTTTATGAGTTatgaaaaatccttttttttttttttggtattcatatatatacacgtatggatACAACGAGAGGGTAATATATGGGGCCAGGAGAACACGGCGCAAAACTATAATCGATATAAATTACGACTTAAGTGTGGAAttcactttcttttgttttatgtgtgggaTCAGAGCTTCATTTCATCTTGGAGATCCTTTTCCCGATGTTCTGAAATTATCTATACCTGCTACTGAAAAAATAAtggtgtaaaagaaaaagaacaaaataaaaaatatgtcattaaacttttatttatttggaCCGCTTGCCATTTGGAGATCAGCTTGCAAATGCTTTTTAAAAATCACTGTATCTTCTTTTGCTCACAGTACTTATTTCAAGCAAGTTCCTGCCTTCTTCCCTTTCTGGAAAAAGTCTTTTTTTAAGGTTCATAGTACTGTATACCGCATATCATTCCTcctaattatcattttctataaatatcttcacaataatccttttacttcttatttgtttctattttgtgCATATTATGCCCTTCACCATTAAGTTCTACTGCCATTGACGCCGAAAGAACCTTCTCTTTTCTGATAATTTGTCTTAACATGATACTTTACATTACGAAGATAatgaatttttctctctctcattgatattgttgttattatagttactatcattactataatcattgttactgttaataataatactattactatgataAATGTTACCAGTACCATTGTAAGAAGTAGTAGCATTACTATCTTTAGtagcattatcatataatttaacTAAGATTATCCTTATTTCCTGTGATGTTAACCTCCCATTTTCTTTCGGATTTGAGCACTGTCCTGATTTTCAACGGGGATGGTAGGGGGGGCAATGACAAAAAAGGAGATTAGTCCATACAtcttttacaaaagaaaaaagttcaATCTTCCAAATGTTTTTCGGATATCGGTTGGTCCCTCGGTCTCGGTCCCGACCTTAGCCAAATACCTCGTGTTGTGGTCCTGTTATTGTCGTGTAGCTTTTTATGGGCCTGTGAACGACCAAAGAGTTTTATGTTTGGGAGATGAGGGTCGTTACTGTGTTGTGATTATCTCTTTGTTCATTCGTTTGTTGTTGAATTCTTTGTTGCGAACGCATTGGTCGTTCTTTCGAATCTAtcgttatttcttttctcttcttttcctttgtatttgtatttatgatcactatgatcatccttatcatcatgctGTCTTTAACATCATTGTATGCGTGATACTATCATCAGCCCCTTGATGTGTCATatgatctttattttatatattacttgAGATTTCAAATGTTTTCTTTCTGACACTCGACTTCATTCATTTCCCTTCGGTTACTTTGCGTTTACtcatgttgttatatatatatatatatatatatatatatatatatatatatatacatgtatatatatatatgtatatatatgtatacatatgtatatatacatataaatacatattcgtcAGAAATGCTGTCTAATCGATTTCGTAATCAGCTGGTTTCAGTGTTCGACCTTTCGGATGCTCCTCCGTTCGAATGACCCTTGGGAGATGCTGAGTCGGATGCGTACGGCTCATCGGTTCCGTTGCGCTGTGGGAGGCCGGTTAAGAGAGAGGACAAGGTGTGGGCGGAAGGGGTGGGCCTCACCTCATTTTTTGcttatcttttttatgtgtgcccacgggatgaagggaaaggacaAAGGGGCGTGGACGactgatggaagagaaaggaagggggaagggggaaatggggcgTGAAATAAAAAGGCTTGAACAACACAGGTTCAAGTTTTGCCGAAGCCGTGGCAGTCGAGAATCCCCAGCCGAGTGTGCCTTCGGAGGCGCGCGCTCCGGCCGGGGCAGCAGCCCGACGGGCCTACAGCTCGTAGACGTCCTTCTTGTGGTGCTTCGGCCGGCGGGACTCCTTGCCCCTCGGCGCTTTCACGTGCGGGTGCACCGCCGGCCGGTGGTCGCGGGTAGAGGCGGTGGTGTACATGTTGTAGCCGGGGATGATGTGCACGCGCACATCGCTCGCTGGTCGGGCCGCCGCAGCCGCTGCCGCAGCGGCCGCAGCTGCCGCCTCCCCGCTGCGTCCCCGCCGGGAGAGGGACACGGACGTCttgcagcagcagtagtggaACAGCTGGATGTAGGCTTCGCGGAAGGGCTTGTGGGCGGCGTAGAGGAAGCCCGACGTGGTCGCGGCCACGATGTGCAGCCAGGGCACGCCATGGCGCAGCGGGTCGTGCGCCCACCATTCCCACGCCACGCCCGCCGCCCAGCAGCCGCCcgacgccgccgccaccaccaggTTGGTCCCCGTCAGCGCCAGGTCGCGCTCCAGGGCCTGCGGGGGCTTCATCGTGGGCGGGCCGGGGCGCCGAGGCCCCCCACGCCCAGCCAGCAGGGTGTGGGCGTGGATAATGAGGGAGGTGACTAAGGGCGCTGCCACCAGAGTTACGCCCACGGCCGAGGTGAAGATGGTATGAGCGGCCGGAGGCTGCGAGAGCC comes from the Penaeus chinensis breed Huanghai No. 1 chromosome 32, ASM1920278v2, whole genome shotgun sequence genome and includes:
- the LOC125042465 gene encoding uncharacterized protein LOC125042465, with the translated sequence MGVMDAGGGGGGAGGGLAGGGAVGAAGGMSPLDFRDQQGGLQHHIHQLRKNSSEQHDEEQQHWNRLGMLLLMSTLAALGTLGNIFAIAAVMTEDHLKKKGNVLVVNVMLAGLVVSVGVIPAWVVSLLAGWMRPTPVCYASWFLTSLAAHAALLTLPNLAWENSARVAGRSVGAALLGVMVGVSWTVAGVTTLSQWVTGLAPTHCDRLSQPPAAHTIFTSAVGVTLVAAPLVTSLIIHAHTLLAGRGGPRRPGPPTMKPPQALERDLALTGTNLVVAAASGGCWAAGVAWEWWAHDPLRHGVPWLHIVAATTSGFLYAAHKPFREAYIQLFHYCCCKTSVSLSRRGRSGEAAAAAAAAAAAAARPASDVRVHIIPGYNMYTTASTRDHRPAVHPHVKAPRGKESRRPKHHKKDVYEL